One [Clostridium] saccharolyticum WM1 DNA segment encodes these proteins:
- a CDS encoding helix-turn-helix domain-containing protein produces MRKKKLTERQVSIMTGIPQSTVHGIKKGAMPRMDTMELLAKGLHIMINDLVDTPYLKK; encoded by the coding sequence ATGCGTAAAAAGAAATTAACCGAACGTCAGGTAAGCATTATGACAGGCATTCCACAGTCAACAGTGCATGGGATAAAAAAAGGGGCTATGCCGCGAATGGATACAATGGAGCTGCTGGCAAAAGGCTTACATATAATGATAAATGATTTGGTTGATACTCCTTATTTGAAAAAGTGA